From one Streptomyces chromofuscus genomic stretch:
- a CDS encoding TlpA family protein disulfide reductase, translating into MDFTTSAVIVSWAAIALLALVVSGLVRQVHQLSRAQPHQPGRVGIASGASAPGLDAPGLDGIVSADRTTLLLFLSADCGTCVQVLAEAGAWTARQGGDVAPRVVGLYAGPAPRSGEGAVPVLGDRAELFTAYDIPATPYAVAVDVGGRIARSEPLGSPTALLRLLDDLHPATPRSLP; encoded by the coding sequence ATGGACTTCACCACCAGCGCCGTGATCGTCTCGTGGGCGGCGATCGCGCTGCTCGCGCTGGTCGTCTCGGGACTGGTCAGGCAGGTGCACCAGTTGTCGCGCGCGCAGCCGCACCAGCCGGGGCGCGTGGGCATCGCGTCCGGCGCGTCGGCGCCCGGGCTCGACGCACCCGGGCTCGACGGCATCGTCTCGGCGGACCGCACCACGCTGCTGCTGTTCCTCTCCGCCGACTGCGGCACCTGCGTCCAGGTGCTCGCCGAGGCCGGCGCCTGGACCGCCCGCCAGGGCGGTGACGTCGCCCCGCGGGTGGTCGGGCTCTACGCGGGCCCCGCACCGCGGTCCGGCGAGGGCGCCGTCCCGGTGCTGGGGGACCGTGCCGAGCTGTTCACGGCGTACGACATCCCCGCCACCCCCTACGCGGTGGCCGTCGACGTCGGAGGCCGGATCGCGCGTTCGGAGCCGCTCGGCTCGCCCACCGCACTGCTGCGGTTGCTCGACGACCTTCACCCCGCGACGCCGAGGAGCCTGCCATGA